The nucleotide sequence CGACCTGTCGTTCCCCATGCATGCACCGTATCCGCAACCGGCGACGACCGGTGGGGGTGTGACCCGCCGGGCGCCCGGCAGCGGTGTGACCCGCCGGGCGCCCGGCAGCGGTGTGGCCGGCTCCGGGTCCGGCCGGGGCTGGCGGGCCGGGCCCGGCCGGTCGTCAGCGGCCAAGCCGCCCGTAACGCCGCACGGCCAGCGGCGCGAAGACCGCGATCAGCCCCAGTGGCCGGCAGACGGCGAGGAGATGGGCATGGTCCGCGGCCCAGCCCTCGCCGCCGCCACCGGGGCCGCCGAACAGATCGCGGATCGCGGTGGCCGTCGCCGACATCGGGTTCCAGACCGCGAGGGCGCCGAGCCAGCCGGGCATGGTCTCGGGCGAGGCGAAGACATACGACACCGGAACGTACTGCCCGTGACCGTAGCTAGTCGAACTTGCTTAATGGCGAAGACCGCCGTCGGCCTCCCTCGGCGTGGCCTTTCTCAGTCCGCGTCGGGCACGGCGAACGGGTTGGGGACGCCGTCCGGCAGCACCTCCACCGAGCGCTCCCCCTCGCCCGCCATCACATACGCCCCGCCCTCGAGCCGCTCGATCAGCCCACGGGTCCACTCCGCGCCGCTGTCCGCGGAGTGCACCCAGAACTTCATGATCTCGCCGATATGGCCCCACTCGTCGGGGGTGCCGTCCGGCGGCGTCCAGTGCCGGGTCACCTCGGCCCGCCACTCCTCCAGCGCCGCCACCCGCTGCTTCAGCAGGGCGATCGCCTCGGCTCGGGGCAGATCGACGATGAAACCCACCCCGGCCGTCAGCTCGTCGATCTTCTGGTCATGGCGCAGCAACGCATCCCGCAGCAGCCGGAAGTACTCCTCCTCGCCCACCTCGGTCAGCTCGTACTCGGTCCGCGGCGGCCCGCCGACCGTGCTCGGCGCGACGTCGTGCGCGCGCATCAGGCCCTGTTTGGCCATCTGTTTGAGGGCGTGGTAAATCGAGCCGGGTTTGGCGTTGGACCACTCATGCGCACCCCAGAACTCCAGGTCGTTACGGACCTGATAGCCGTGCGCCCGCCCGTGCTGGCGCACGGCCCCCAGCACCAGCAACCGGATCGCTGACATCGCCCGCTCTTCTCCATCCTGGTCCCGGCCCCGCCGTGACCAGGCTAGAGGGTGTCTCCCGGATCATGCCGCGCTCGCGGGGCCCGGCATGATCCGGGGCGCCCCTGGCCATCGCCGGGTCCGGCGGATCACCCCTCCAGGATCGACCAGTCCGGCTCCGGCATCGCCCCGGTCTCGAAGACCAGGTCGAAGGCGCCCTTGCCGTCGATCGTCTCGCGGATGATGTCGGCGTGACCGGCGTGCCGGGCGAGCTCCTCGATCAGATGGAGGATGGCCCAGCGCCAGGTGCGGGTGCCGCCCTCGTCCCAGGGGAGCCGGAGAGCCTCGAAGGTCGTGTCCAGCGACGGCAGGGCCCGCACCGCCTCGTCGGTCTCGCGCGCCACCTCGTCGTACAGGGCGAGCATCGCCTCCACCGTCTCGTCCTCGGTGGGCTCGAAGGTGTGCTCCCACTCGCCCATCATGTCCTTGGGGTCCCCCACCTTGCCCTGGAGGACGCGCAGCCAGCCGCGTTCGCCCGTGGCCGCGTGCTTGAGCACCCCGGCCAGCGAGAGCGCGCTCGCGCTGGGGGTGCTGCGGGCCTGCTCCTCGGTCAGGCCGTGCACCGAGCGCCGGATGCCGCCGCGCTGCGCGTCCAGGTACGCGAGCAGCGCACCGCGCTCGTCGTTACATGCCTCGGGGTTCACGATCACGGGCATGGCTGCCGCCTCTCATCTGGAGGGCGCCCGGGTCCGGCGCCCTTCGATGAACCCCACGTTAGGAAGGCTTGCGGTCAGCTTCTGTCCGCGTGTCGGCGCGCGTTTTCGTCCCCGGCTCAGAACGGGAACTGGCTCCGGCCGTGCTGGATGGAGATCCACTTGGTGGTGGTGAAGTCCTCGATCATCGATTCCCCGTTGAGCCGTCCGAGACCGGAGTGCTTCTCCCCGCCGAACGGCACGATCGGCTCGTCGTGGACCGTGCTGTCGTTCACATGGATCATGCCGGTGTGGACCTGCTGGGCGAACCGCACCCCGCGCTCGATGTCCCCGGTGTGCACGGCCCCGCTGAGCCCGTAGTCCGTGTCGTTGGCGATCCGGACGGCCTCCTCGTCGCCGTCGAACGGAATCAGCGTCACCACCGGGCCGAAGATCTCCTGCCCGAGGATCGCCGCGCCCTCCGGGACCCCGCTGAGCACGGTCGGCCCCATCAGGGTGCCCTCGGTGCGCCCCCGCACCAGCGCGGTGGCGCCATCGGCGATCGTCTGCTCGACGAGCGAGGCGATCGCCTCGGCCTGGCCCTCGTTGATCAGCGGACCGATGTGGGTGGTGGGATCGCCCGGGTCGCCCACCTTCAGCGTCTCCACCTTGGCCACGAACTTCTCGGTGAACTCCCGCTCCACCGCCCGGTCCACCAGCACCCGGTTGGCCGCCATGCAGACCTGCCCCTGGTGGACGAAGCGGCTGAAGACGGCCGCGTCGACCGCGTAGTCCAGGTCGGCGTCGTCGAGCACGACCAGCGCGCTGTTACCGCCCAGCTCCAGGACGGTGCGCTTGAAGTGGGAGGCGGCCACGGTGGCGACATGCCGGCCGACCTTGTCGGAGCCGGTGAAGGAGATCACCTTCGGTACGGGGTGCTCGATCAGGGCGTCGCCGATCTCCGCTATGTCGGTGACCACGACATTGAGCAGCCCGGCGGGCAGCCCGGCCTCCTCGAAGATCTTGGCGACCAGGCCACCGCCGCAGACCGGGGTGTTCTGGTGCGGCTTGAGGACGACGGCGTTGCCGAGCGCCAGCGCGGGGGCGACCGACTTCAGCGACAGCAGGAAGGGGAAGTTGAAGGGGCTGATGACGCCGACCACGCCCACCGGCAGCCGGTAGAGGCGGTTCTCCTTGCCGTCGACCGGCGACGGCAGGATGCGGCCCTCGGGCCGCAGTGCCAATTGGACCGCCTCCCGCAGGAACTCCTTGGCGAGATGCAGCTCGAAGCCCGCCTTCACATGGGTGCCGCCGCACTCCGCGATGATCGTCTCAGTGAGCTCCTTCTCGCGGTCCTCGATGATCCGCAGTGCCCGCTCGAAGACCGCCCGCCGGGCATAGGGGTTGGTGCCGCCCCACCCCGGCTGCGCCCGCTCGGCCGCCCGGTAGGCCAGGTCCACCTCCTCGACGGTCGCCACGGTGATGGAGGCCAGCTTCTCCCCGTTGTAGGGGTTGAAGTCGACGATGTCCCAGGAACCGCTTCCGCCGCGCCACTCGCCGTCGATGAACTGAAGGGCCAACTCGGAGAAGTAGGACATGCCATCCCTATCTGCAGGACGCGGTGCCGCGCTCCGACAGCCGCGCACGGGTGGGGGGTATTCCTGACTGAACGTCATCCTACTGACGGGTCAGGCGTCGTGAAGGAGCCCTCGGAGCAAATCCCGGCTCTTCTCCGGAGAGAGGCTGTCCGCGCTGAGCCGCTCCAGCACCCGCTCGTACTGGGAGACCTCATCGCGCTTGTCCAGATAGAGCGCGCTGGTGAGCTGTTCCAGATAGACGATGTCGGGGAGGTCGGACTCCGGGAAGCGCAGCCGGGTGAACGCCCCGCTCTCCCCCGCGTGCCCGCCGAAGGCGAACGGCATCACCTGGAGCGTCACGTGTCGATACTCGGAGACCGTGATCAGATGGCGCAGCTGGGCGGACATCACGCCGCGCCCGCCGTAGGGGCGGTGCAGCGCGGCCTCGTCCAGCACCGCATGGAACGCCGGGGCGCGCTCGGAGACCAGCAGTTTCTGCCGCTCGAGGCGCAGCGCCACCCGCCGCTCGACCTCTTCGGTGCACGCCTGGGGCTGGCCGCGGGTGACCACGGCGTGGGCGTAGCCCTCGGTCTGCAGCAGACCGTGCACGAACTGGACCTCGTAGCAGGCGATATGGGAGGCGGCGCCCTCCAGGCCGACATAGGTCTGGAACCAGCCGGGCAGCACATCGCCGTAACTGTGCCACCACCCGGCGACATTGGCCTCGCGGACGAGCCCGAGCAGTGCCGCGCGCTCCGCGTCGTCGGTGACTCCGTACAGCGTGAGCAGATCCTCGATATCCCGCGCCTTGAAGCTCACCCGGCCCAACTCCATGCGGCTGATCTTGGATTCGGAGGCCCGGATCGAATAGCCCGCCGCCTCGCGGGTGATGCCGCGAGCCTCGCGCAACCGTCTGAGCTGAGAGCCCAGGAGGATACGGCGCACGACCGATCCACTCGACTCGCCTGCGGCCATTTCCGCGATCCTCCCTGTACGGAAAGCATCCTTGCGAACGGCGCCCCCGCAGCCTCTGAGGGTGAAGTCTGCCACTGTTCGGGCTCCGCGCCGTAGGCGTGTCGTTACTCAGCCCGAGGTTGTACGTCAGTGTACGGAGTCAGATATCCGACTAAAACCGATCGTTTCGGACCAACTGATGTGCGTGCACGTGCATTTGCCCTTGCATCTGACGTGCGCATTCGGAACCATAGGCTGTGCGCACGTGCTAGCTGGTACGAAATCTGGCCAGAGTTCGTCACGGCCACGGATGCAGGAGTGCTCGCATGGGGAGCGAAGGTTCGGCCCTGCTGGAACCCTTGTGGCAAGGGCTTACCGCGATCGATCCCTCCGCTGTCTCCGGATCCGTCTCCTGCGTACTTCCCGCCCGCTTCGAGGCGGTCAAGGGGGCCCGGCAGTTCACCGGCTCCACCTTGCGGCAGTGGAACATCCCCGAACTTCTCGACGAAGTGGCGCTCGTCGTCTCCGAACTGGTCACCAACGCGCTGCGGCACGCCCTGCCCGGCACCGCGGCGACGGCCGGTGAGCCGGAGCGGTCGGTGCGGCTCCATCTGATGCGCGGCCCCTCACGGCTGGTGTGCGCCGTACGCGACCCCAGTGAGGCGGGCCCGGTGGCCGGCGAGGCGGGCTGCGGCGAGGAATCCGGGCGCGGGCTCCATCTCGTGGAGTCCTTCACGGACGGCTGGGGCTGGCAGCCGCTGCCGGGCACCCCGCGCGGCAAGATCGTCTGGGCCGTCTTCCATCTCCCCCCGGCGTAAGCCTCCCCACACCTGAGCGCACGCGCCCCCTCCTCCGCAGAGGCGGTCAGGGGCGGGTGGACTCCGGCGGGGCCGTGGTGATGCCCAGGCCGTGCAGCTGGAAGAGCCGGTTCACATCGTGCATCGTGATGATCCCCTCGAGCTGCCCGTGGTCCACCACCAGCACCGGCATACCGCCGCCACCCGGCCGCGCCCGCTCCAGCACCTCGCTCAGCAGCTCACCGGGCTCGGCCACGGTGCACCGCGACAGCGGCGTCGCCACATCGCGCACCCGCTGGGTCTCCCGGGCCTCGGCCGGCACCGCCGCGAGCGCGCGCAGCCGGACGGCCCCGCTGAGCTGTCCCTCGAAGTCCAGCAGCGGCATCACCGAATGCCGGGAGTGGGCCGCCACGTCGTCGATGAACCGCCCCACGGTCAGCCAGTCGGCCCCGGCGGCGACCGGCGCCGACATCGCGTCCGCCACCCGCACCCCGCGCAGCGCCGTATTGACTCCGGCCCGCTGCCGCTCCGCGTTGGCGATGATCACCATGAAGAGGCCGATGAGCGAGAGCCACAGCCCGCCGGTGTTCCCGCGCAGGAAGGAGATCCAGCCGATGGCGATGAGCGCCATACCGAGGATCTGGCCGCCGCGCCCCGCCGCCCGGTCGGCGCGCTCCCGGTCCCCGGTGCGCCACCAGATCGCCGCCTGCACCACCCGGCCGCCGTCCAGCGGCGCGGCCGGCAGCAGGTTGAAGACGCCCAGCAGCAGATTGGCCCAGCCCAGCCAGATCAGAACGGCGGTCGGCACCCCCCATCCGGTGAGCGTGTGCAACCCGATCCCCGCGCCGAGGGTGACACCGCCGATGACCAGGCTGGTGAGCGGCCCGATGACGGCCACCCAGAACGCGACCCCGGCGGTGCGGGGCCGTCCCATCTTGGTCATGCCGCCAAGCGCCCACAGCGTCACGTCCTCCACCGAGACGCCCTTACGGCGGGCGGCGATCGCGTGCGCGGCCTC is from Streptomyces hygroscopicus and encodes:
- a CDS encoding membrane protein, with the translated sequence MSGSVRVGHVLGVPLRMHWSVPVLIVLLAYGLGRQTLPAWTPGRTGTVYALASIVGAVLLMGSLLLHEAAHAIAARRKGVSVEDVTLWALGGMTKMGRPRTAGVAFWVAVIGPLTSLVIGGVTLGAGIGLHTLTGWGVPTAVLIWLGWANLLLGVFNLLPAAPLDGGRVVQAAIWWRTGDRERADRAAGRGGQILGMALIAIGWISFLRGNTGGLWLSLIGLFMVIIANAERQRAGVNTALRGVRVADAMSAPVAAGADWLTVGRFIDDVAAHSRHSVMPLLDFEGQLSGAVRLRALAAVPAEARETQRVRDVATPLSRCTVAEPGELLSEVLERARPGGGGMPVLVVDHGQLEGIITMHDVNRLFQLHGLGITTAPPESTRP
- a CDS encoding XRE family transcriptional regulator, which produces MAAGESSGSVVRRILLGSQLRRLREARGITREAAGYSIRASESKISRMELGRVSFKARDIEDLLTLYGVTDDAERAALLGLVREANVAGWWHSYGDVLPGWFQTYVGLEGAASHIACYEVQFVHGLLQTEGYAHAVVTRGQPQACTEEVERRVALRLERQKLLVSERAPAFHAVLDEAALHRPYGGRGVMSAQLRHLITVSEYRHVTLQVMPFAFGGHAGESGAFTRLRFPESDLPDIVYLEQLTSALYLDKRDEVSQYERVLERLSADSLSPEKSRDLLRGLLHDA
- a CDS encoding aldehyde dehydrogenase encodes the protein MSYFSELALQFIDGEWRGGSGSWDIVDFNPYNGEKLASITVATVEEVDLAYRAAERAQPGWGGTNPYARRAVFERALRIIEDREKELTETIIAECGGTHVKAGFELHLAKEFLREAVQLALRPEGRILPSPVDGKENRLYRLPVGVVGVISPFNFPFLLSLKSVAPALALGNAVVLKPHQNTPVCGGGLVAKIFEEAGLPAGLLNVVVTDIAEIGDALIEHPVPKVISFTGSDKVGRHVATVAASHFKRTVLELGGNSALVVLDDADLDYAVDAAVFSRFVHQGQVCMAANRVLVDRAVEREFTEKFVAKVETLKVGDPGDPTTHIGPLINEGQAEAIASLVEQTIADGATALVRGRTEGTLMGPTVLSGVPEGAAILGQEIFGPVVTLIPFDGDEEAVRIANDTDYGLSGAVHTGDIERGVRFAQQVHTGMIHVNDSTVHDEPIVPFGGEKHSGLGRLNGESMIEDFTTTKWISIQHGRSQFPF
- a CDS encoding transcriptional regulator, with protein sequence MSAIRLLVLGAVRQHGRAHGYQVRNDLEFWGAHEWSNAKPGSIYHALKQMAKQGLMRAHDVAPSTVGGPPRTEYELTEVGEEEYFRLLRDALLRHDQKIDELTAGVGFIVDLPRAEAIALLKQRVAALEEWRAEVTRHWTPPDGTPDEWGHIGEIMKFWVHSADSGAEWTRGLIERLEGGAYVMAGEGERSVEVLPDGVPNPFAVPDAD
- a CDS encoding multidrug ABC transporter permease; the encoded protein is MSYVFASPETMPGWLGALAVWNPMSATATAIRDLFGGPGGGGEGWAADHAHLLAVCRPLGLIAVFAPLAVRRYGRLGR
- a CDS encoding regulator translates to MGSEGSALLEPLWQGLTAIDPSAVSGSVSCVLPARFEAVKGARQFTGSTLRQWNIPELLDEVALVVSELVTNALRHALPGTAATAGEPERSVRLHLMRGPSRLVCAVRDPSEAGPVAGEAGCGEESGRGLHLVESFTDGWGWQPLPGTPRGKIVWAVFHLPPA